In Misgurnus anguillicaudatus unplaced genomic scaffold, ASM2758022v2 HiC_scaffold_31, whole genome shotgun sequence, a single window of DNA contains:
- the LOC129453008 gene encoding uncharacterized protein, whose amino-acid sequence MIDVILLCLCLFGVFGSEFVSVTEGDSVTLSVSLTETQREDRISWKFTSQEIKASEIIIAETEDKGNAVTLHDDRVEGRFRDRLELNKHTGSLTITNTSITHTGLYKVNTIRTNTQLKTINLTVYARLPVPVMTSIFPQNSSSSSSSSSNCSLLCSVMNVRDVSLSWYKGNSLLSSISVSDLNNNISLHLKCLDDSYSCVVNNPISNQTQHLNTDLCQMCLEDHTHQCGFTEAVIRLVVSALVGVAAFAVLVHDIRSRRDEEKRMRSHIQLNTPDLTEN is encoded by the exons ATGATTGATGTGATTTTGTTATGTCTGTGCCTTTTTG gtgtgtttggcaGTGAGTTTGTGTCAGTGACTGAAGGAGATTCAGTGACTTTATCTGTCAGTCTCACTGAAACACAGAGAGAGGACAGAATCTCCTGGAAGTTTACATCTCAAGAAATTAAAGCATCAGAAATTATTATAGCTGAAACAGAAGATAAAGGAAATGCTGTCACTTTACACGATGATAGAGTTGAAGGAAGATTCAGAGACAGATTGgagttaaacaaacacactggATCTCTGACCATCACAAACACCAGCATCACACACACTGGACTTTATAAAGTGAACACCATCCGCACAAATACCCAACTCAAAACAATCAATCttactgtctatg ctcGTCTGCCGGTTCCTGTCATGACCAGCATATTTCCTCAAaactcttcatcatcatcatcatcaagtTCAAACTGTTCATTATTGTGTTCAGTGatgaatgtgagagatgtgagtctgtcctggtataaaggaaacagtttattgtccagcatcagtgtgtctgatctcaacaaCAACATCTCTCTTCATCTGAAGTGTCTGGATGATTCTTACAGCTGTGTAGTGAACAATCCCATCAGTAATCAGACTCAACATCTCAACACTGATCTCTGTCAGATGTGTTTAG AAGATCATACTCACCAGTGTGGTTTTACTGAAGCTGTGATCCGATTGGTCGTCTCTGCTCTGGTGGGCGTGGCTGCTTTTGCTGTTTTGGTTCATGACATCAGATCCAGAAGAGATGAAGAGAAGAGGATGAGATCACACATACAGTTAAATACACCTGATTTAACTGAGAATTAG